The Arachis ipaensis cultivar K30076 chromosome B07, Araip1.1, whole genome shotgun sequence genome includes a window with the following:
- the LOC107607390 gene encoding uncharacterized protein LOC107607390 gives MERKLQLKELECLRLEAYENAQFYKEKAKAFHDQNIKRKNFKIGDEVLVYNSRLRFMPGKLRSRWDGSFKVVDVKPYEVVGVIHPTNGVKFKVNGHRVKLYHNQPKNAKELEIYLLGEVLK, from the coding sequence ATGGAGCGTAAGCTCCAATTGAAAGAATTAGAATGCCTTAGGTTGGAAGCATATGAAAATGCTCAGTTCTACAAGGAAAAAGCTAAGGCATTCCATGACCAGAATATAAAGCGGAAGAACTTCAAGATAGGTGATGAAGTGCTTGTATACAATTCAAGGTTGCGATTCATGCCCGGGAAATTGAGGTCTAGATGGGATGGGTCATTTAAAGTGGTAGATGTCAAGCCATATGAGGTGGTGGGAGTGATTCACCCCACTAATGGAGTTAAGTTCAAGGTCAATGGTCATAGGGTGAAGCTCTATCATAATCAACCCAAAaatgccaaggagttggagatcTACCTCCTTGGTGAAGTTCTCAAGTGA